One stretch of Saccharomonospora xinjiangensis XJ-54 DNA includes these proteins:
- the alaS gene encoding alanine--tRNA ligase, whose amino-acid sequence METHEINKRFLDYFEKHGHTRVPSASLILDDPTLLFVNAGMVQFKPYFLGEVPPPYPRATSVQKCVRTGDIDEVGKTTRHNTFFQMAGNFSFGDYFKQGAIERAWELLTTSQDEGGFGFDPGRLWATVYEHDAETAAMWREIAGLPSDRIQFRGPEDNYWDMGVPGPCGPCSEIYYDRGPEYGREGGPAVDEDRYLEIWNLVFMQEMRGELSPKKGHPPIGELPQKNIDTGMGIERVAYLLQGVENVYETDLVRPVITRAEEFSGRRYGADHADDVRFRVIADHARSGVMLIADGVTPGNEARGYVLRRLLRRIVRSMRLLGVHEPVLGEFAAVVRDAMAASYPEVRRDFDRISDVMRVEEETFLSTLTSGSRIFDLAAQETKRSGGTILAGDKAFQLHDTYGFPIDLTLEMAAEQGLSVDEDGFRTLMEQQRQRAKADAAARKTGHGDLSVYRGILEEHGETQFVGYTDLQSDARVLGLLVDGVPVRAAAEGTKAELVLDRTPFYAEGGGQIADTGVLVGEGVELTVLDVQKLVPGLFVHRVEVVAGEIGVDTRLAASVDGTRRASIARSHSATHLVHAAVRGAYGNRAAQAGSLNTPGRMRFDFTTPKSVSAGMLTEVEEEVNDYLQTDVEVQAYTTTKDRALELGAVALFGEKYGNDVRVVDMGDYSRELCGGTHVERIGQLGLVKLVSDSSVGSGVHRVEALVGTDALRHVRKEQLLVSQLAGTLKVPTDELPSRIEDVLTRLRNAEKEIEQLRLREVLSSADTLAGRAHDVGGVSVVAEKLDQTIDAGALRALTGEVRNRLGTRPGVVVLFSPSGEGKVSFVVATTAAARNAGLAAGKLVSSFAKALDGRGGGKPDMAQGGGTRPEGIVQAVEALHAAVAASR is encoded by the coding sequence GTGGAAACTCACGAAATCAACAAGCGGTTCCTCGACTACTTCGAAAAGCACGGCCACACCAGGGTTCCGAGCGCGTCGCTGATCCTGGACGACCCCACGTTGCTGTTCGTCAACGCGGGAATGGTCCAGTTCAAGCCGTATTTCCTCGGTGAGGTGCCTCCGCCCTACCCGCGCGCTACGAGCGTGCAGAAGTGCGTGCGCACCGGCGACATCGACGAGGTCGGCAAGACCACGCGGCACAACACGTTCTTCCAGATGGCTGGCAACTTCTCGTTCGGCGACTACTTCAAGCAGGGTGCCATCGAACGGGCGTGGGAGCTGCTCACCACCTCGCAGGACGAGGGCGGTTTCGGGTTCGACCCCGGCAGGCTGTGGGCCACCGTGTACGAGCACGACGCCGAGACCGCGGCGATGTGGCGGGAGATCGCGGGCCTTCCCTCCGACCGTATCCAGTTCAGAGGTCCCGAGGACAACTACTGGGACATGGGCGTGCCAGGGCCGTGCGGCCCGTGTTCGGAGATCTATTACGACCGTGGTCCCGAGTACGGCCGCGAGGGCGGTCCCGCCGTGGACGAGGACCGGTACCTCGAAATCTGGAACCTCGTGTTCATGCAGGAGATGCGCGGCGAGCTGAGCCCGAAGAAGGGGCATCCGCCCATCGGGGAGCTGCCGCAGAAGAACATCGACACGGGCATGGGCATCGAGCGCGTCGCCTACCTGCTCCAGGGTGTGGAGAATGTCTACGAGACGGATCTGGTGCGCCCCGTCATCACCAGGGCCGAGGAGTTCTCCGGCCGCCGCTACGGCGCTGACCACGCCGACGACGTCCGTTTCAGGGTGATCGCCGACCACGCCCGCTCCGGCGTCATGCTGATCGCCGACGGCGTCACACCCGGCAACGAGGCCCGAGGATACGTGCTGCGCCGCCTGCTGCGGCGCATCGTGCGATCGATGCGGCTGCTCGGGGTGCACGAACCGGTGCTTGGCGAGTTCGCCGCGGTGGTGCGCGACGCGATGGCCGCCTCCTACCCCGAGGTCCGGCGCGACTTCGACCGCATCAGCGACGTGATGCGGGTGGAGGAGGAGACCTTCCTGTCCACGTTGACCAGTGGGTCGCGCATCTTCGACCTCGCGGCGCAGGAGACCAAACGCTCCGGCGGCACGATCCTGGCAGGCGACAAGGCGTTCCAGCTGCACGACACCTACGGCTTCCCCATCGACCTGACCCTGGAGATGGCCGCCGAACAGGGATTGTCGGTTGACGAGGACGGCTTCCGCACCCTCATGGAGCAGCAGCGGCAGCGGGCGAAGGCCGACGCCGCCGCGCGTAAGACGGGGCACGGTGACCTCTCGGTCTACCGGGGCATCCTCGAAGAGCACGGCGAAACCCAGTTCGTCGGCTACACCGACCTCCAGTCCGACGCGCGCGTGCTGGGCCTTCTCGTGGACGGTGTGCCCGTCCGCGCGGCCGCCGAGGGAACGAAGGCCGAACTGGTTCTCGACCGCACCCCGTTCTACGCCGAGGGCGGTGGCCAGATCGCCGACACCGGCGTGCTCGTGGGCGAGGGAGTCGAGCTGACGGTGCTCGACGTGCAGAAGCTCGTCCCCGGCCTGTTCGTGCACCGTGTCGAGGTCGTGGCAGGCGAGATCGGTGTGGACACGCGGCTCGCGGCCTCCGTTGACGGCACGCGGCGGGCGTCCATCGCGCGGTCGCACTCGGCGACCCACCTCGTGCACGCGGCCGTCCGTGGCGCGTACGGCAACCGCGCGGCACAGGCTGGTTCGCTCAACACACCCGGCCGCATGCGCTTCGACTTCACCACGCCGAAGTCGGTGTCGGCGGGCATGCTGACGGAGGTCGAGGAGGAGGTCAACGACTACCTCCAGACCGACGTCGAGGTGCAGGCCTACACCACGACCAAGGACAGGGCGCTCGAACTGGGCGCCGTGGCGCTGTTCGGCGAGAAGTACGGCAACGACGTCAGGGTCGTCGATATGGGCGACTACTCGCGCGAGCTGTGCGGCGGCACCCACGTGGAGCGCATCGGCCAGCTCGGCCTGGTGAAGCTCGTCAGCGACTCCTCGGTGGGGTCCGGTGTGCACCGCGTCGAAGCGCTCGTGGGCACCGACGCGCTCCGGCACGTCCGCAAGGAGCAGCTGCTGGTGTCGCAGCTCGCGGGCACGTTGAAGGTGCCGACGGACGAGCTGCCGTCGCGGATCGAGGACGTGCTCACCCGGTTGCGAAACGCGGAGAAGGAGATCGAGCAGCTCAGGCTGCGCGAGGTGCTCTCCTCGGCGGACACGCTCGCGGGACGTGCCCACGACGTCGGCGGGGTGTCCGTCGTGGCCGAGAAACTCGACCAGACGATCGACGCGGGAGCGCTGCGGGCGCTCACCGGCGAGGTGCGCAACCGGCTCGGGACGCGGCCCGGCGTCGTGGTCCTGTTCTCCCCGTCGGGTGAGGGCAAGGTGAGCTTCGTGGTCGCCACGACGGCCGCCGCGCGGAACGCTGGTCTCGCCGCGGGCAAGCTGGTGTCGTCGTTCGCGAAGGCGCTCGACGGCAGGGGCGGTGGGAAGCCGGACATGGCACAGGGCGGCGGCACCCGGCCCGAGGGCATCGTTCAGGCCGTCGAGGCACTGCACGCGGCCGTCGCGGCGAGCCGGTGA
- a CDS encoding D-2-hydroxyacid dehydrogenase family protein: MRIAILDDYQNVALGLADWDCLDADVHVFTEHIADQDELVRRLAGFDVVVAMRERTPFGEQLLSRLADLRLLVTTGQRNASIDVEAARRHGVVVCGTGYVAHPTVELTWALILAASRNLHTELRAMREGGWQTTLGTSLRGRTLGVLGLGRLGAQVARVGQAFGMRTIAWSHNLTQERAAEHDVTAVSKEELLASADVLTVHLVLSKRTRGLLGAAELAAMKPTALLVNTSRAPIVDTGALVHALRHGVIGAAALDVYDVEPLPSDHPLRSLPNAVLTPHIGFVTRDTYEVFYRDAVADIAAFSRGEPVRVLES, encoded by the coding sequence ATGCGGATCGCGATCCTCGACGACTACCAGAACGTCGCACTCGGCCTCGCCGACTGGGACTGTCTCGACGCCGACGTCCACGTGTTCACCGAACACATCGCCGACCAGGACGAGCTGGTGCGGCGGCTGGCAGGTTTCGACGTCGTGGTGGCCATGCGGGAGCGCACCCCGTTCGGCGAGCAGTTGCTGTCCCGGCTTGCCGATCTCCGGCTGTTGGTGACCACAGGACAGCGCAACGCCTCCATCGACGTCGAGGCGGCGCGCAGGCACGGCGTTGTCGTGTGTGGCACCGGGTACGTCGCGCACCCCACGGTGGAGCTGACCTGGGCGTTGATCCTCGCGGCCAGCCGCAACCTGCACACCGAACTGCGTGCGATGCGGGAAGGGGGCTGGCAGACCACGCTGGGGACGTCCCTGCGAGGCAGGACCCTCGGCGTGCTCGGGTTGGGCAGGCTCGGCGCACAGGTCGCCAGGGTGGGGCAGGCCTTCGGCATGCGCACGATCGCGTGGAGCCACAACCTCACACAGGAGCGGGCCGCCGAACACGACGTCACGGCCGTGTCCAAAGAGGAGCTGCTGGCGAGTGCCGATGTGCTGACGGTGCATCTCGTGCTGAGCAAGCGCACGCGCGGGCTCCTGGGGGCGGCCGAACTCGCGGCGATGAAACCCACGGCGTTGCTGGTCAACACCTCCCGCGCGCCGATCGTGGACACCGGCGCACTCGTCCACGCGCTGCGGCACGGTGTGATCGGGGCCGCTGCCCTCGACGTCTACGACGTGGAACCGCTGCCGTCCGACCATCCACTGCGGTCGCTGCCCAACGCCGTGCTCACCCCGCACATCGGATTCGTGACGCGCGACACCTACGAGGTCTTCTACCGCGACGCCGTCGCCGACATCGCCGCCTTCTCACGGGGCGAACCGGTGCGGGTGCTGGAGAGCTGA
- a CDS encoding replication-associated recombination protein A, with protein sequence MHQDELFTVTPHASGQPATTSSAQSSSAQSSPVEAIPPNAPLAVRMRPRSLDEVVGQRHLLGDGAPLRRLVEGATPASVLLYGPPGTGKTTLANLVSTATGRRFVALSALSAGVKEVRGVIEEARRRRTYAAEDTVLFIDEVHRFSKTQQDALLGAVEDRTVLLVAATTENPSFSVVAPLLSRSLVLQLRPLTDDDITALVRRAVADERGLAGSVEVPDDAVAHLVRLAAGDARRALTALEAAAEAATATATDTEGTPVVGLSTVESTVDKAAVRYDRDGDQHYDIVSAFIKSIRGSDVDAALHYLARMVEAGEDPRFIARRLIVHASEDIGLADPTALQAAVAAASAVQLVGMPEARLALAQATVHLATAPKSNAVIAAIDAALADVRSGGVGTVPPHLRDGHYAGANALGNAKGYRYPHNAPEGVLAQQYPPDELVGRDYYRPSKHGMERTLYERVPKLRRTIRGGGR encoded by the coding sequence GTGCACCAGGACGAACTCTTCACGGTGACCCCGCACGCCTCAGGGCAGCCGGCGACGACGTCGTCGGCACAGTCGTCGTCGGCACAGTCGTCGCCCGTGGAGGCCATTCCACCGAACGCCCCGCTCGCGGTGCGGATGCGTCCCCGGTCTCTCGACGAGGTCGTCGGCCAGCGGCACCTGCTGGGCGACGGCGCGCCCCTGCGCAGGCTCGTCGAGGGAGCGACCCCGGCTTCGGTGCTGCTGTACGGCCCGCCGGGAACGGGAAAGACCACGCTCGCGAACCTCGTGTCCACGGCCACGGGGCGGCGCTTCGTGGCGCTGTCGGCGCTGTCGGCCGGGGTGAAGGAGGTGCGGGGCGTCATCGAGGAGGCGCGCCGCCGCCGCACCTACGCCGCCGAGGACACGGTGTTGTTCATCGACGAGGTTCACCGGTTCTCCAAGACCCAGCAGGACGCCCTGCTGGGCGCGGTGGAGGATCGGACGGTACTTCTGGTGGCGGCGACGACGGAGAACCCGTCGTTCTCGGTGGTCGCGCCGCTGTTGTCCCGATCGCTCGTGCTCCAGTTGCGGCCGCTGACCGACGACGACATCACCGCGCTCGTCCGCCGTGCCGTTGCCGACGAGCGCGGGCTCGCCGGTTCGGTCGAGGTGCCGGACGACGCGGTGGCGCATCTGGTGCGGCTCGCGGCGGGGGACGCGCGGCGGGCGCTGACGGCGCTGGAGGCGGCGGCGGAGGCGGCGACGGCAACGGCAACGGACACCGAAGGGACCCCGGTCGTCGGGCTCTCCACCGTGGAGTCCACAGTAGACAAAGCGGCGGTGCGCTACGACCGGGACGGCGATCAGCACTACGACATCGTCAGCGCCTTCATCAAGTCGATCCGGGGCTCCGACGTCGATGCCGCACTGCACTACCTCGCGCGCATGGTCGAGGCGGGAGAGGACCCGAGATTCATCGCGCGCAGGCTCATCGTGCACGCCAGCGAGGACATCGGCCTCGCCGACCCCACCGCGCTCCAGGCCGCCGTCGCCGCGGCCAGCGCGGTGCAACTCGTCGGCATGCCGGAAGCCCGTCTCGCGCTCGCGCAGGCGACCGTGCACCTCGCCACAGCGCCCAAGTCCAACGCCGTCATCGCCGCCATCGACGCCGCGCTGGCCGACGTGCGCTCCGGCGGCGTCGGCACCGTGCCTCCGCACCTGCGTGACGGGCACTACGCCGGAGCGAACGCACTCGGCAACGCGAAGGGCTACCGGTACCCGCACAACGCGCCGGAAGGCGTGCTCGCCCAGCAGTACCCGCCCGACGAATTGGTCGGCAGGGACTACTACCGGCCGAGCAAGCACGGCATGGAACGGACGCTGTACGAACGGGTTCCCAAGCTGCGGCGCACGATTCGGGGAGGCGGTCGGTAG
- a CDS encoding endonuclease/exonuclease/phosphatase family protein, protein MRGKTVALVATLVLSATAGVAAAGPQGSPHREPVRFATFNASLNRSSESELLADLSTGDDKQARAVAEVIQRSRPDVLLVNEFDYVEGGAAADAFRRNYLQVPQNGARPIHYPYAYVAPVNTGVQTGHDLDRDGRVGGPGDAHGFGMFPGQYGMLLLSRHPIDTERVRTFRTFLWKDMPDALLPDDTATPEQGDWYSEKALDTLRLSSKSHWDVPVEVGGRTVHVLAAHPTPPTFDGPEDRNGRRNHDEIRFWADYVTPGRGGYVYDDTGRRGGLAAGERFVIAGDYNADPLDGDSTDGAAHQLLDAPRVRDTRPASAGGAAAALLQGGANDSHRGDPWHDTADFGDEQPGNLRVDYVLPSRGMRVVRDGIFWPVPGTALDRLNSASDHHLVWVDVRP, encoded by the coding sequence ATGCGAGGGAAAACCGTGGCGCTCGTGGCCACGCTGGTGTTGTCGGCGACCGCGGGAGTGGCGGCGGCGGGCCCACAGGGTTCACCGCACAGGGAGCCGGTGCGGTTCGCCACGTTCAACGCCTCGCTGAACCGTTCCTCCGAGTCGGAGTTGCTCGCCGATCTGTCCACAGGGGACGACAAGCAGGCGAGGGCGGTCGCCGAGGTGATCCAGCGCAGCAGGCCGGACGTGCTGCTGGTCAACGAATTCGACTACGTCGAGGGCGGGGCGGCGGCCGACGCCTTCCGGCGCAACTACCTCCAGGTGCCGCAGAACGGCGCGAGGCCCATCCACTACCCGTACGCCTACGTCGCACCGGTCAACACGGGCGTGCAGACGGGGCACGACCTCGACCGCGACGGCAGGGTCGGCGGCCCCGGCGACGCCCACGGCTTCGGAATGTTCCCCGGCCAGTACGGGATGCTGCTGCTGTCTCGCCATCCCATCGACACCGAGCGCGTGCGGACATTCCGCACCTTCCTGTGGAAGGACATGCCGGACGCGTTGCTGCCGGACGACACGGCCACGCCGGAGCAGGGAGACTGGTACTCGGAAAAGGCACTGGACACGCTGCGGCTGTCGTCGAAGTCCCATTGGGACGTTCCGGTCGAGGTGGGCGGCAGGACCGTCCACGTGCTCGCCGCGCACCCCACCCCGCCCACCTTCGACGGGCCGGAGGACCGCAACGGCAGGCGGAACCACGACGAGATCCGGTTCTGGGCCGACTACGTCACGCCGGGACGGGGTGGATACGTCTACGACGACACCGGCCGCAGGGGCGGACTCGCGGCCGGTGAGCGGTTTGTGATCGCGGGCGACTACAACGCCGATCCCCTCGACGGCGACAGCACCGACGGCGCCGCGCACCAATTGTTGGACGCGCCGAGGGTGCGTGACACCCGGCCGGCGAGCGCGGGCGGCGCGGCGGCGGCGCTGCTTCAGGGCGGCGCCAACGACAGCCACCGCGGTGACCCGTGGCACGACACCGCCGACTTCGGTGACGAGCAGCCGGGCAACCTCAGGGTCGATTACGTGCTGCCCTCGCGGGGGATGCGGGTCGTGCGCGACGGGATCTTCTGGCCGGTGCCGGGAACGGCTCTCGACCGGCTGAACTCCGCGTCCGACCATCATCTGGTGTGGGTGGACGTGCGCCCGTGA
- a CDS encoding DUF948 domain-containing protein has protein sequence MSAGQIAALIAAGAFVLLVLFLAIALVKLGRTLDEATIAIRKAHENTDPILMGANETITHVNAQLERVDGITANAQAVSGNVSALSSVFTATLGGPLVKTAALSYGISKALRARRRKAEEGKHSRRRGRKKGGR, from the coding sequence GTGTCGGCAGGGCAGATCGCCGCGTTGATCGCCGCAGGCGCCTTCGTGCTGCTGGTGTTGTTCCTGGCGATCGCGTTGGTCAAGCTCGGCCGCACGCTGGACGAGGCCACGATCGCGATCCGGAAGGCACACGAGAACACCGACCCGATCCTGATGGGGGCCAACGAGACGATCACTCACGTGAACGCTCAGCTGGAGCGCGTGGACGGCATCACGGCCAATGCGCAGGCCGTGTCCGGCAACGTCTCGGCCCTGTCGTCGGTGTTCACGGCCACGCTCGGTGGCCCACTGGTCAAGACGGCCGCGTTGTCCTACGGCATCAGCAAGGCCTTGCGCGCTCGGCGCCGCAAGGCCGAGGAGGGCAAGCACTCCCGCCGCCGCGGCAGGAAGAAGGGCGGTAGGTGA
- a CDS encoding shikimate dehydrogenase, which translates to MAFRRAGVLGSPVRHSLSPVLHNAAYAALGLTGWHYDTHEVDAEALPGFVHSLGEEWVGLSVTMPGKRAALAVADEATPRALAVGAANTLVRLPSGGWRADCTDVDGVTGALRAAGGFRPGSPATGMVLGAGGTAAAAVAALGELGLTDVHIVVRDPARAKATAETARGAGLGVVVHRWAEADFGALAASARVLVSTVPPDAVAPHVPALAAVPCVLDVIYHPWPTPLAEAVAARGGRVATGLDMLLHQAFGQVEQFTGRAAPRAVMRDALREATHGILPLPLD; encoded by the coding sequence GTGGCGTTTCGCAGGGCGGGCGTGCTGGGTTCGCCCGTGCGGCATTCGCTGTCGCCCGTCCTGCACAACGCCGCCTACGCCGCGCTGGGGCTCACCGGCTGGCACTACGACACCCATGAGGTCGATGCCGAGGCGCTGCCCGGTTTCGTCCACTCGCTCGGCGAGGAGTGGGTGGGGCTGTCGGTGACCATGCCCGGCAAGCGGGCCGCGTTGGCCGTCGCCGACGAGGCGACCCCGCGCGCGCTGGCTGTGGGGGCGGCCAACACGCTGGTCCGGCTGCCTTCGGGAGGGTGGCGCGCCGATTGCACCGATGTGGACGGTGTCACGGGCGCGCTGCGCGCCGCGGGCGGGTTCCGGCCGGGGTCGCCTGCCACCGGGATGGTCCTCGGTGCGGGGGGTACGGCGGCGGCCGCCGTGGCGGCTCTCGGGGAACTCGGTCTCACGGACGTTCACATCGTGGTGCGCGACCCGGCAAGGGCGAAGGCCACGGCCGAGACGGCCCGCGGGGCAGGGCTCGGCGTGGTCGTGCACCGGTGGGCGGAGGCGGACTTCGGCGCGCTCGCCGCGTCGGCGCGAGTACTCGTGAGCACGGTGCCGCCCGATGCGGTGGCACCGCACGTGCCCGCGCTGGCTGCGGTGCCGTGCGTGCTCGACGTGATCTACCACCCGTGGCCGACGCCCCTGGCCGAGGCCGTCGCGGCGCGGGGCGGCAGGGTGGCCACGGGGCTGGACATGCTGCTGCATCAGGCATTCGGGCAGGTTGAGCAGTTCACAGGGCGAGCGGCGCCGCGCGCGGTGATGCGGGACGCTCTCCGCGAGGCCACCCACGGCATCCTCCCGTTGCCGCTCGACTGA
- the ruvX gene encoding Holliday junction resolvase RuvX, protein MNQEGPDRPGVDDPGPGRRLGVDVGSVRVGVALSDPAPILATPLVTLSRDNERDTDLDELARLVAEHDVVEVIVGLPRTLADRHGAAAAIATDYARRLAERVAPVAVRLADERLSTVSASRMLSQRGVKGRKQRAVVDQAAAVEILQGWLDGRAAAVAREAER, encoded by the coding sequence GTGAATCAGGAAGGACCCGACCGGCCCGGAGTGGATGATCCCGGGCCGGGGCGGCGCCTTGGTGTGGACGTCGGGTCGGTGCGGGTCGGAGTCGCTCTGAGTGATCCCGCGCCGATCCTGGCGACACCACTCGTTACCCTGTCGCGTGATAACGAAAGAGACACGGACCTCGACGAGTTGGCCCGGCTGGTGGCCGAGCACGACGTTGTCGAGGTGATCGTGGGACTTCCGAGGACACTGGCCGACCGTCACGGCGCCGCCGCCGCCATCGCCACGGACTACGCACGGCGACTGGCCGAGCGAGTTGCGCCTGTCGCGGTCCGGCTGGCCGATGAAAGGCTGAGCACCGTGAGCGCGAGCCGCATGCTGTCGCAGCGGGGTGTGAAGGGACGCAAGCAACGAGCCGTGGTCGATCAGGCCGCCGCCGTGGAGATCTTGCAGGGTTGGCTGGACGGCCGCGCCGCTGCCGTCGCACGGGAGGCTGAACGGTAG
- the mltG gene encoding endolytic transglycosylase MltG gives MRRRRPSPNDGVPADDNPTEILELDEPYDDLYDEEIEGDRRGYNDYDDDDDYDDYDDDADDDGRGDADGDDSRTGNGEPGDLREGRVRTGGEHDFDDGDDFDGFDGFDGDDRAEPEYFADERDDEDAGTRREGRGRRSLKWVAAMGLLALLGAGAYFGARELLGFGYDDYEGSGEADVILHVEEGDVTSAIAAKLAELDVVASPEAFVEAGEGDERVLGIQPGYYQVKTKMSGQAAVEALVDDDARVGHLQIKAGTKLFDVTQPDDSVTPGIFTLLADASCAQLGGKETCVSAEELRKTADTADLAELGVPDWAVADAGKAPKGRKLEGLIAPGVYDVKPGGDAKELLSQVLTASATRMEAAGLPSAAGSTPYSPYQVLVIASIVEMEGVKADFTKVSSVIYNRLEIDMRLEMDSTVNYPLERPTLTTKAQEREKQTPWNTYRMTGLPQTPIGAPSLEAVEAALNPEDTDFVYFVKCEKNGLSCFNVEYADHQADRDDARARGVY, from the coding sequence GTGCGGCGGCGCAGGCCCTCGCCCAACGACGGTGTGCCCGCCGACGACAATCCCACCGAGATCCTCGAACTCGACGAGCCCTACGACGACCTCTACGACGAGGAGATCGAGGGCGACCGTCGCGGCTACAACGACTACGACGATGACGACGACTACGACGACTACGACGATGACGCCGATGACGACGGTCGTGGCGACGCCGACGGCGACGACAGCCGGACCGGCAACGGGGAACCCGGCGACCTCCGCGAGGGAAGGGTCCGAACCGGCGGCGAACACGACTTCGACGACGGCGATGACTTCGACGGTTTCGATGGTTTCGACGGTGACGACCGCGCGGAACCGGAGTACTTCGCCGACGAGCGCGACGACGAGGACGCAGGCACCCGGCGCGAGGGGCGAGGACGGCGATCGCTGAAGTGGGTCGCGGCCATGGGCCTGCTGGCGCTGCTGGGCGCGGGCGCCTACTTCGGTGCGCGAGAGCTGCTGGGCTTCGGTTACGACGACTACGAGGGGTCCGGCGAGGCCGACGTGATCCTCCACGTCGAGGAGGGCGACGTCACGAGCGCGATCGCGGCCAAGCTCGCCGAACTCGACGTGGTGGCCAGCCCGGAGGCGTTCGTGGAGGCAGGTGAGGGCGACGAGCGGGTGCTCGGCATCCAGCCGGGCTACTACCAGGTCAAGACCAAGATGTCGGGCCAGGCCGCCGTGGAGGCCCTTGTGGACGACGACGCGAGGGTCGGTCACCTCCAGATCAAGGCAGGGACCAAGCTCTTCGACGTCACGCAGCCCGACGACTCGGTGACACCCGGCATCTTCACGTTGCTTGCCGACGCCTCGTGCGCACAGCTCGGCGGCAAGGAGACGTGCGTGTCCGCCGAAGAGCTCCGCAAAACGGCCGACACCGCCGACCTCGCCGAACTCGGTGTTCCCGACTGGGCCGTGGCGGATGCGGGGAAGGCACCGAAGGGGCGCAAGCTGGAAGGGCTGATCGCGCCGGGCGTCTACGACGTCAAGCCCGGCGGGGACGCCAAGGAGCTGCTGTCGCAGGTGCTCACGGCCTCGGCGACGAGGATGGAGGCCGCTGGGCTGCCGAGCGCGGCAGGCAGCACGCCGTACAGCCCGTACCAGGTGCTGGTCATCGCGTCGATCGTCGAGATGGAGGGCGTCAAGGCCGACTTCACGAAGGTCTCCAGTGTCATCTACAACCGGCTGGAGATCGACATGCGCCTCGAAATGGACTCCACGGTGAACTACCCGCTCGAAAGGCCGACGTTGACGACGAAGGCGCAGGAGCGGGAGAAGCAGACGCCGTGGAACACCTACCGGATGACCGGGCTTCCGCAGACACCGATCGGGGCGCCGAGCCTTGAGGCCGTCGAGGCGGCGCTGAACCCGGAGGACACCGACTTCGTGTACTTCGTGAAGTGCGAGAAGAACGGCCTTTCGTGCTTCAACGTCGAGTACGCCGACCATCAGGCCGACAGGGACGACGCGAGAGCGCGCGGTGTCTACTGA